One genomic region from Streptomyces sp. Li-HN-5-11 encodes:
- a CDS encoding metallophosphoesterase, whose protein sequence is MRARYGVPLGITAVATAGLLYSAGFEARSFRLRRVTVPVLPSGMRPLRVLQVSDIHMVGGQRKKQRWLRSLAGLRPDFVINTGDNLSDPEGVPEVLDALGPLMEFPGAYVFGSNDYYGPKPRNPARYLLEKVQGRHGLNGNPPVVGAIHNPWEDLRDGFDAAGWLNLTNTRGTLKVEGVSVELTGLDDPHIKRDRYARVAGGPSGSADFSMGVVHAPYLRVLDAFAADAYPLILAGHTHGGQVCIPFYGALVTNCDLDTDRVKGLSTHTAEGHTSYLHVSAGCGTNRYTPVRFACPPEATLLTLVGRE, encoded by the coding sequence ATGCGCGCGCGATACGGAGTACCCCTGGGCATCACGGCGGTCGCGACCGCCGGACTTCTCTACTCGGCAGGCTTCGAGGCCCGCTCCTTCCGCCTGCGGCGGGTGACCGTCCCGGTCCTGCCCTCCGGCATGCGCCCCCTGCGCGTCCTGCAGGTCTCCGACATCCACATGGTCGGCGGCCAGCGCAAGAAGCAGCGCTGGCTGCGTTCGCTGGCCGGCCTGCGCCCCGACTTCGTGATCAACACGGGCGACAACCTGTCGGACCCGGAGGGCGTACCGGAGGTCCTGGACGCGCTCGGTCCGCTGATGGAGTTCCCGGGCGCGTACGTCTTCGGCTCCAACGACTACTACGGGCCCAAGCCGCGCAACCCCGCCCGCTACCTGCTGGAGAAGGTCCAGGGCCGGCACGGTCTGAACGGCAACCCTCCGGTCGTCGGCGCGATCCACAACCCGTGGGAGGACCTGCGCGACGGCTTCGACGCGGCGGGCTGGCTGAACCTGACGAACACGCGCGGCACCCTGAAGGTAGAGGGCGTCTCGGTGGAGCTGACCGGCCTGGACGACCCGCACATCAAGCGCGACCGCTACGCGAGGGTGGCCGGCGGCCCGTCCGGCTCGGCCGACTTCTCGATGGGCGTGGTCCACGCCCCCTACCTGCGGGTACTGGACGCCTTCGCGGCCGACGCCTACCCCCTGATCCTGGCCGGCCACACGCACGGCGGCCAGGTGTGCATCCCCTTCTACGGCGCGCTCGTCACCAACTGCGACCTCGACACCGACCGCGTGAAGGGCCTGTCCACCCACACGGCCGAGGGCCACACGTCCTACCTCCACGTCTCGGCCGGCTGCGGCACCAACCGCTACACCCCGGTCCGCTTCGCCTGCCCACCGGAGGCGACACTGCTGACGCTGGTGGGGCGGGAGTAG